Part of the Spirochaeta isovalerica genome, CCCTTTTGTAAAATAGAAGGATCTATCCATTTTTATATCATCTGCATTAAGTAAAAAACAACAGAATATTTTTATCCAATTATCTTCAATAATCTTTGTATTTGTATACACGGCGGTATATACTTACAAAAGAGGGTATTAAAATGCAAGTAGTTAAAGTTTTTAAAAGCGGAAACAGTCAAGCTGTACGAATTCCAAAAGAATATGCAATCGACGATAAGGAGATGTTTATCCACAAAGTCGGGAACTCCATCATTCTCACATCCAAAAAAGATATTTGGGATTCGTTCCGGAACAGTATCGATCAGTTTTCAGATGATTTATTTGAGGACGGCAGAGAAGAGCCGGAAATGCAGGAGCGGGAAAGCTTCTAAATGTATCTACTGGATACAAACATCTGCATTTACCTGATGAAAAACAAATATCCCCATTTACAGGCAAAAGTAGAAGAGAAACCAATATCCTCTTTGGCCTTGTCATCCGTCACATTAGCAGAACTGGAGTATGGTATATCTAAAAGTAAATACCCTGAAAAAAACAAGGATTTACTATATGGATTTATATCACCCTTTGACATTGTATCTTTCAGTGAGCTGGATGCTGAGAATTTTGGCTATATAAGAGCGATTCTGGAGAGATCAGGGACACCAATCGGTCCATATGATCTTCAGATTGCCGCTCAATGTCTTACAAGAAACCTATGTCTGATTACAAATAATGTGAAAGAATTCGAACGCGTCCCGAATCTGAAAATTGAAAATTGGATTGATGAATAAAGTTGAAAAAAATTACATTGGCAAGAAGCGGAGGCTTTTTAAAAGTTAACAGATTAAAAGAGAAGAGATTTCCTCGGGATAAGATCTTCTTCAGTTCAAGGCAGGCTTAACTTCGAGATGAGCTGCGAGACTCGCAGCAGCGAACTTTGTTCAAATGCACCGCAGAAGTTAAGCCTAACGCCGAAATAGAGAAGAGATTACCCGAGGTAACCCTGAGGATTGTTCTTCTGCCACCTCCACGAATCAGCGCACATATCATCCATATTCTTTTCCGCTTTCCACCCCAGCTCTTTCTCGGCATAGGAAGGTTCGGCGTAGCAGGTGGCGATATCTCCGGGTCGGCGTTCCGTTACTTCATAGGGGATATCTTTCCCGGACGCTTTGCGGAATGCCTCGATAACATCCAGAACGCTGTAGCCTTTACCGGTTCCAAGGTTGTAGATAACCACACCGGGTTTGCTGTTCAGTTTTTCCAGAGCTTTCAGATGCCCTGCGGCCAGATCCATCACGTGGATGTAATCGCGGACCCCCGTTCCGTCGGGCGTATCGTAATCATTTCCGAACACATAGACCTTCTCTCGCTTCCCGACGGCTACCTGGGCGACAAAGGGAACCAGGTTGTTGGGGATACCGTTGGGGTCCTCCCCTATCTGCCCGCTTTCATGGGCTCCGATGGGGTTGAAGTAGCGGAGAATGGCCACATTCAGGGATTTGTCGGCGACCGCCAGGTCCTGCAGGATCTGCTCGAGCATCAGTTTGGTCTGCCCGTAGGGATTGGTGGCATGGAGTGCCGCGCTTTCTGTTATGG contains:
- the vapC gene encoding type II toxin-antitoxin system tRNA(fMet)-specific endonuclease VapC, encoding MYLLDTNICIYLMKNKYPHLQAKVEEKPISSLALSSVTLAELEYGISKSKYPEKNKDLLYGFISPFDIVSFSELDAENFGYIRAILERSGTPIGPYDLQIAAQCLTRNLCLITNNVKEFERVPNLKIENWIDE
- the vapB gene encoding type II toxin-antitoxin system antitoxin VapB, with the protein product MQVVKVFKSGNSQAVRIPKEYAIDDKEMFIHKVGNSIILTSKKDIWDSFRNSIDQFSDDLFEDGREEPEMQERESF
- the galE gene encoding UDP-glucose 4-epimerase GalE, coding for MNILVTGGAGYIGSHTCLLLLEAGHNVVVVDNLSNSSEESLRRVQKLTGKELKFYNVDLLNIDDLERAFIENKIDSVIHFAGLKAVGESVSIPLHYYHNNLTGTFNLCSLMNKHKVKNIVFSSSATVYGDPETVPITESAALHATNPYGQTKLMLEQILQDLAVADKSLNVAILRYFNPIGAHESGQIGEDPNGIPNNLVPFVAQVAVGKREKVYVFGNDYDTPDGTGVRDYIHVMDLAAGHLKALEKLNSKPGVVIYNLGTGKGYSVLDVIEAFRKASGKDIPYEVTERRPGDIATCYAEPSYAEKELGWKAEKNMDDMCADSWRWQKNNPQGYLG